Genomic segment of Dermochelys coriacea isolate rDerCor1 chromosome 16, rDerCor1.pri.v4, whole genome shotgun sequence:
AATTAGGCCAAGATTTAGCATTGTTTATAGCCCTGTAACTATTTTATCATAATTTATTATCAGCTGTTTTAACAATGATGGTCTAACAGTTGCCAATTACTTGGCCTTAAGGGTAAAAGTTCAGTATATGCTTAACCTCAATAACAAGAGCCGACACAAAGAAACACCCCACCTAAATTTAACTTCTTGCATATTTCCATGGAAAGCCTAAATGAATTACAAACTTTGATTGTGTTTAATCTTTTCATATCTCTTATAGAGTTGGAATAAAAAGAGCTGTTCAGTTATTTCAGTTAACAGTGGTTGTGTTTAAGAATTCTTATTCGTCACATTTTTGTTGTGATCTATTGTTTTATAAATTAGATTGGAAACTGGGAGCACCAGCATCTATTCTCTGTATTTCAATAATGGACATAAATTGTTCTAAGAGATGAAGATACTTGCTGCTTATTTTTGTGGAAGCCAAGATCTGGGGTTTTACAGTACGAGCGAGGTGCTGCACACGGATTTGCCAAGACTTGCTACGTCCTCttggtaacaacaacaaaaacaaggaAGGCACCATTATATGGAGTGTTGTATATAGTGTAGCAAAAGAGTATTTATACATCTCACCAATCAAAACACAGCTTTATTACCTCATGCGAACTCATACAAACCAATAGAATTTCAACATGTTCTGTAGCTTAGAGTGCTCACTTACTACCTCTGAACAATACTCACGCTGTAGTTTGTCTCTTTCTTATCTTTTTGCATCTTGTAattaaccctttgtttcccctcctgaAATGTAATGTACAttgtaatcttttaaaaaaaatcagggttgcatttgcaacttttaaaaaaactaaagtgGAAACATTGGGTCTTAGGTTTAACACAAAACAGTAAAACTGTTGTAAATACTGAGAAACATTTTGAATGTTCTTCATCTTGTTACTAATCCAcgcaaaaaacaacaactaatTGTAATGCATACAGATTTCAGTATTCAGTACTGTATATTTCGCCCTGTATAACAGGGggccctttctttctctcttttgtaTTGTATGCGATTCTGAAACTGATTGAGTCATGAAAATAATTTGTGGCAGTGATTCTAATGTATTAAAACGTTTCGTGTTACTTTCTAACTGGATTACACCCTGGATTGAAAAGTCTTCCTCGTGGTAGTTATATGTAGTTTCAAACATGAATAAACTTTTTGCTTTCATGATCAAATGTTGATGTAATTTCTTCCTGCTCAGTTTGAGTCAGCCATCAAAGATAAAGTCAGAGACTTACGGAGGAGTGTTCATAAAGCAGGAGTTCAGCATTTCTTAAATACAAAGAGCTAGTGGTGCACTCTTGCCTGAAGGATAGTTGAAATTCTAGGCATAGTACATCCTGATAGATATCCACATCTTTTTAGTCAAAGATTTCATAACCAGAGATTTACCATTTCATCTCTGTTCTGGAACAGGCAGTTCAAATCGAGGATCATGAAAGGGGAAATATTTTAGActaaatttaaaaagcaacatCTTATTTACTCTCAATTATGATCTTTATTtagcattaatttttaaaatataacctcTGCTAACAACTGcaatttgattataaaaatatttttccttataATAAAGACTTAAAATGAGcagttttgtttatatatatatatatatatatatatatatatagtcttttccaaaaaaaattgttaataaaGTAAAGGTCAATAACAGGTAATAGCCTATTTACTATATCCAAAGGAAATTGACTCACAGGAAATCAAATTAACATTAACCACTTGCGCCAAATGGTCTCTGATAAATAGAACTACCTTACTATTTCAGTTAGTGTATCTAGGCAAAAGAAGGTATAACTAGCTGTACTATTCATCCTGAGTTGGTGCAGTGCAGATGCAAACTCTGTAAAATAGTTGACTATCACATTTACTTTTCAGTCAGCTGCTTGTGCCCATAGGTGTTGATTTGTCAGCTAAATGATTATTTGCATGATTCAATTAGCTTGTGGGTCAGCTTTTCTTATCAACAGTGATAAGTAATTTTGTGACGTATCTTTGTTTCCTCTCCAAAACACAGTGAACACAATTTATCTTCTTCATTGTTCCAGACACCCGTGTGCATCAGCCAACACAACTTTTGTGTTTATCACATATGCACAATTACTGGTGCACTCTTCATCAGTTTTAGAAATCACAATTGCTGCTTTTTCTACAGAGGGCACATTTAAAGAAATAAGTAAATACCACCCTCTGCAAAGGATTCGTTACCCATTCATCAGAGTTGGAGCAAGGGGGTCTGCAGACCTCAGAAGATCTCCTGTTTGCTGAAGAAATAGAATGAAACAACACACGTGGTAATGGAGCTCTCACACGCAACACACTCTTGTGTTCCTCCTGTAACTCCATGGAAATAGGGTCTGAAATGGAGCGTGTGTCAGTGGAGGCTCAGGCAGTGTAACGAACACACAGACGTCCCCCATCTCGATCACATCGTTGCTGGCCACAGGCAAAAACCTGTCATACGCTGATGAGGTTCATAGGAAGGCCATCAACAACCTTTGGGCCGCACTTGCATGCCCTGTGCCCATCGGGCATCATTAGAGTACTTCTTTACAACATTAAGGCTGTGGGTCCTTTGAATTACAAGTGCAATTTGGCCTTTCCTTATAGTAGAAAACAGTCACGTGGTTACATGGCAAATAATACAAATGTTATCCTTGAGGCTTGCTCACACATCAGAAAGGTTTCCTGAAAGGACAAGTATTAGACAAAGGCCTTTGGATGGTCTGGTGTTTTCCCTAGAAGCTAAATGCTGAAGGAGCTGGGCTAAGCCTAACTGAGTAATAATCACTTTGGTAAGAATTCGGCCAAAGCGTATTGGTCCTGTAAATGGAGCTGAGTTTTCTGATTAGCACCGAGGCTCCTCTCTGGTGCTCTGGGCCATATACTCTGAGTGTGGGGTGAAGGGCTTCCTTTGCTCCCCAGAAGTGTTGCTATTTAACAGTTATGTCTTAAGGCCATTTGTCCAGGTTCTTACCTGTCCATAGTAATGATAATTCTTCTAACCAAAATGGCTTTGGAGTATTGTCTCATCAGTGCCTGGTGGCTGTCACTTGGGAATGCTAATGGGCATTCTCCACTtgagggcccctttgtgctgtcATGGCATTGAAAAAGGACACTAGTGTAATGCGAATCAAGCCCTCATGTCTTGAGATGGAGACGGACATACCCTAACCCTAATATTCCTCTCGGATGATCATTTTGCAGCCAATTTGCTTTGTACTGGGGTCTTGCAGAGCAAGACtcaactgagattttcaaaggggtctatGTAACttaataataacaggtttcagagtagcagctgtgttagtctgtattcgcaaaaagaaaaggagtacttgtggcaccttagagactaataaatttgttagtctctaaggtgccacaagtactccttttctttttaataataacaCTAAACCTCCTGGCTCTTACACAGCACTCTCCACTAGTCGATCCCAAAGCGCTTTGCAGAAGGAGGGTAGGATCATTAACCCCATTTTGCAAATTGTGAAACAGCCACATagcagggcagtgacttgcccaaggctgccCAGCAGTCTCAGGGGCAGAACCTGGACTAGCCTAGGTATGCTCAGTGCTAGTTCTGTGCTTTTCCACTAGGCCACGGTGCACAATCTGCTGAATCATGTTGGTGTTTTTGGAAAGCCCAGCCTGCATTCAGACCctctggagcagagcaggagcagcaggagtcTGATTGCCAGCAGAGGAGGTCCCTGAAGGTTGATGCTGGTTCCTCAGGTAACatacaggaggaggaagaggtcaCAACCAGGGTAATGCACTGAAGAAGTGCTTAGGAGCCCTGAGTGTCTTATAAGAGGATTTGTGAAGCGGCCCCAGGAGCCAGTGTGAAATGTTTGAGGACGTTTACATGGAGCTCTCTTACAAGCTACTTAGCTCTTGGAGAGAGAGTTCAAGTGTTCCTCGCAGTGTTTACGACTTGCAGAGTGCCTTGAGTAGCAGTTGCAGACTTTCCACATACAGCAGGAAGGAAAACACAACAAACATTTATGTGCCAAAATCAAAGCAGCAAATGATTTTTCTGCTTTGGCTAGTTAGATCCCAAACTCTCGGCCCACAGCTCACTGTGTTTCTGACCTCAGCTGCAGTGACGGATGCTCTGTCCAGAAAGGGCCGAGGCAGGGAACCCAAGGGAGTCCAGCAAGGAGGAAACATGGGACTGGCCTAGCTGGAGAAGCACTGCAGACACTGTGAACTAGAGCATTAAACTGCTGGAGACTAACTAAAAGCGCTGCAGCTCCAGTGTTAGCATTAAACATGCCAGGGCTGAAATTCACAGCATTGCCTTGTATTGATGTGTCTTGCAAATGCAACATGGGAGTGTCAGATCTAAGATGCTAATGCCAATATCTATGCCATGTATTGCCACCGTGATACAAATAACTCCAACTAAcaggaaatgttttcagtttgtgttaataaaaatgcatctttttaaagaCTGGAATTCTTCAAAGATtggcaaattttattttatttcattagctTTATTGTCACTGCCATATGGACTGTGAAGAAAAGTGAACCCTTAGCTCAGAGTTATCCACATGATGCACAAAGCACTGATACAATTGTTAAGGATAAGCCCTGGGAGTGATTTATTGCTTGCATTGTATTAGCCACACAGGAGTTATGATATGTTTCCCATTCCTGTatcatatttgtattttattagtcTAATAATATATTACCGTATTACATCAGGATTCCCATCCAGTTAGGCTTTCGCAGGTGGCTGAGGAAGAACTGGGGATCTGTGCACTGTGGCTGACTTtccagggcagagccaggggtttgATGGCAGTGCTTGTGAAGTAGGTTGCCTGTGCTTTTTGCTTGGGGACAATGGGTGCTGCATACTTTGCTGTGGGATGCGCTGAGCAGCCAGTGCCTGATTTTTACAGCAGGTTTTATGTTCTCCATCCATTTGGCTTATCAGAGCTCGATAATGTAAACTTGTTCCTGGCCCCTAACTAAGCATGTGACATGCGACAGAGGAAAGATGCCACTGGCTTGCAAAGTGACTGGAATAGTAAGGCAACAGCTACTGCTCAGGGCCCACTGGCCAGCTCAGTGACATTCTCTGCAACTTTGGACAAGAAGTCTTAGGCCAGACGGGGGCATCCATCAAGCGCATGCTGGAGTCAGGCCAGCAGGGGGCTCCTGTTGCCTGCAATGCTGGAGTCAGGCCTGCAGGGGGCTCCTGTTGCCTGCAATGCTGGAGTCAGGCCAGCAGGGGGCTCCTGTTGCCTGCAATGCTGGAGTCAGGCCTGCAGGGGGCTCCTGTTGCCTGCACTAGAGGCAGATGAAAAGTGAAGCTTGCCCCAGAGCTCCcctggaatgggggcaggagagtAGCCTGAACTGGCTTCTAGCACACACCTACAATGGGCTCTAGTAGACCCCCAAGGACAAGGAGTGTAACTCTGAAGTGGCTCCAGCCGGAGTGCTGTAGCGTGGGTGTCTTTACCCAGCCTCACTAGTCAGGGAAATCTTTGGTCTCACTCTTCAGAGAGCAAAACCCTGCAGGAGATGGGGAGCTATTTGCAGGAGTAAAGTGGGATGCCTTCCAAAGGTGCTGTGTTTAGCTGTGGCTGGTGAATAGTGTTGCTGTATGGAAGATGTGGCTCCCCTAAGCTCTCTGAACCTTAGCTCCAGACACCCATTCTTGGGACTAGAGCGTACCATTTTCCCCACCTAATCGACAGCACAGCGTGGGCCGGTTTCCTGTGCACCTACAGCAAGCTCAAACCCGGAGGGAAGCATCAGCTGCAGAAGACAAACCCCCAGCCCTCATCTAGACTCACACAGCACATTGTCCTTATTGCCAGGAGTGATGGtggccagggtggggctggggagcttCGCAGGCCAGGAAGCGAATTAAAAGGCAACACTGCTTGGTTCATGTTCTTCCTCTGCTGGGGAAAGGCCCCCAGCACACCCGGGAGGAGGGGGTCCAGTTTAACTCAAGCTTTTCTTGCGCTGTTAGAAACAGgttttcttttctcccttcctcaGGGCACTAGATTGCCCACTGGTGCCCCCCAGCTCAGGACACAAAGAGGGTGCCATCTGGGGGTCGGCCCATTTCCCCCTGCGGTGCTGAGGGCTCTGTCCCTGGGCCATGCTCTGATGTTCCCTAGTCAAGGCTCTGTACAGCTGGCTGGAGCTGGCTTGGCAGTGACAGGACAGCAGGCTGGCGAGCCTGTGGCAGCCGCAGCGCCATGTTATTAAAGTGAGGGGTGTTCATTTTCACAGTTAATTAATGAACGACACCATGCGACAGCCAGCAGGGATTTATTTTGACCTGAAATTCAATTTTATGCTTTccccacattttctgttttgattttcctACTGGTTACACCTGACTCAGCGCagatggggagggggacccagaggttGTGCCAGCTGGTCAGAGAACAGTTAGGGCTCCTAGCATTGAGAAAgactgtgaggggaggggggcagtttgAGATTGTGGGACAAGCCCATCAGCTGAATGTCTCTGCTACAGCAAAGCTACAAATGCCACAGAGGCGCTCCTACGGCACTCAGCAAGGGTTGGTGGGTGATcgaagggagggggaagaccaCACAGCATTTAAATATGGTGTTTCCAGCTCATAAACAAAAAGCCCCTGGAATGCGATCTGTATAGCGATAATTCCATCCTGCACAATAGCAGCTGAAGAGAGACGGTTCAGCTTGTATTCATAGCACAGGGGCAGAGGCTAGCCCCCTCTGGGAGCTAGTGCCAAAAGGACATGTATTCCAGCACTGAGCAATGCAGGGCACCGCTTCCAGAGTGTCTCTGCCGGGCGAACTGAACTGGGCAGCACCGCTGTGAGTGGCTGAGCCTGTTCTCGCAATGCGGAGCACAAGGGACCAGGCACTCCGTCTGGCCTTCGCGCCTCTGTGCCCCTCTAGGGAAAgccatgctgtgtgtgtgggggtgggggggagtgagcTTGGCGTGGCTACGGGATGGCTGATggtttttttgacattttcaaagcagctttTAATCACAAGCACAAAAACCAAAGATGCACAAAGAAGCCAGTTTCTGCAGAGCTTCCAGGAAGCAGGTGGCTCTTCGGACCAGTTGCAGCACATTGATGATAACGGTGGAGAGCAGTCCTGGAATACAACTAGCCAAAAACTGTCACACACTGAGTGTCATGCAACCTCGACCAGGAAGGCCAGCAGAGGATTCCAGTTCAGGAGGCACCCataccccctgtcccagcccagtgtggGGGCAGTGTCGTTGGAGGCAGGAATATGGCTTTTAGCTTCCCGGACATGTTCGCAATCTCTGGATCCTGAAACTCATAAGATTGTATCAGTCTGGCAAATTTCAGGACCCCTTCTCCATCATTACTGAAGCCATAGGCTTTGATCACATCCTGCTGGATCTGGGTGGCCACAGGCAGCAGGAACTGCAGCATCTTGCCCATGTCATTGCAGGCATTATCCGGGGCCTCCTCCATGCATTGGGCATTCTCCGGGGAGCTGAAGGCCTTGATGACCTCTGCCAGAACCACTTTGAcctgctcagcacccagcaagcCCAGTGCAGGCATTTCTCTGTGCACATTTATTCATTTCAGCTGCAAATTGGTTGTCAGAGGGAGCTGGTTGAAGACATCGAAAGGATGTTTGCAATGCACTTACTCTCAAGGAACGATGCCAATGCTGGCTTCTATGACTTCTAATTTAAAGGCCTTGGACAGGAGGTTTGATCCTTAGTGTACAAACAAATATCTTTCAGATCAGGGGGGTTTGGATGGTCAGCCTACTTAATGCAGCTTTCTGGCCTCCAAGACAGTCCGACTCTATGAGCTTCCACGTCTGAAAACTCAAGCTTCTATTCCTTATGgcaggacagtgatcaattgttctccaagtACAACGAAGgtcagacaagaagcaatgggcttaatctgcaacaagggagatttaaattagatattaggaaaaactttctaactataggtGTAgttggaacaggcttccaagaggGGTTGTGGAATCCTCTTCACTGGGGGTTTCGAAGAAGGTCAGACAATCCCgttggggatggtctaggttaacttggtcctgcctcagcacagtggCTGGACTTGAGTTCTTGcagtaatagaatcatagaatattagggttggatgtcatctagtccaaccccctgctcaaagcaggatcaacaccaactaaatcagtcctttccagccctatgtttctatgatttaacaaaaaaagaaaaggaggacttgtggcaccttagagactaacaaatttatttgagcataagctttcgtgacctacagctcacttcattggatgctgtagctcacgaaagcttttgctcaaataaatttgttagtcgctaaggtgccacaagtacttctgttctttttgcgaatacagactaacacggctgctactctgaaacctatgatttaaCAATGAGTCTTATTGCCAGTCACTCTCTCCCCGCAGCCATAGAAAATTCTACTTTTGCAACAAATAGAAACTTTTCTTCAAAGTTTCCCTCACATCCTTGTTTCATTTGTTGCTAAATCCCCAGTTTCATATGTGAGCAGGTTCTGAAGCAAATGCCATTTGTAGCCCCATTcttgcctccagcagcagcagcatggaaaaAAAAGTTCAAGCATATCAGAGTGCTACTAGGTGATAAGTCCCCAAATCTGCATCAAAGGCTATTTGATCATCTCCCTGTCACTGATATAATAAAAAGGATTAATTTATTCAAGACTGCCAAAATCCTCATGCGGCAACAAATTTAAGAGTTCTCTTAACACGGActaattaaaatcaattaatttcaGTCAAATCTGGGCTACCAATCTGCATGTAAATATATATGTGCACATGTATATATGTGTACatacctctgtctctctctcactcacacacacactttatatgcAAGTGGACCCCTTTTCACTTGACTCATCACTTTAAAACAGCATGAACAAAATACTGCATAAGACATTTGCACATGTGTCTGGGAGGTATGGATGAAACAACCTTACTTTGCAAGTTTTTTCTGGCTCTAATTTCTATCATTATCTACATTATACCTTATTGATAAGCAGTGTctgctacaattttttttttaaattactccaTCACTGGTCACTAttaaaatcttaaaaagaaaaggagtacttgtggcaccttagagactaacaaatttgttagtctctaaggtgccacaagtactccttttctttttgcgaatacagactaacacggctgctactctgaaacctattaaaatcttttttttcttttccaggtgACTAAATGTTATCACAGTCTGTCAGTACAGGGAATAACTAGGAAATACTCTGAGTACGTTGCTAATGTGAATTACTTACACAGGCATCTTGTAATGATTCAGATGTTGACTACCCTAGCTTTCATAGTTCCAGACTTCACAATTCCACAGTGGTAAACGTGATCAGACTTTCCAGCGCTAATGATGTATTTGGAGACTCATTGGAGAGGGTCTGAAAAGGGGTCTGGTACGTGCTGCACAGGTCTGGGGAGGGCAGTGGGCTGCAAAAGGAGCTGAGGGGAACCCTTCTGTCCCTTGGCATTCTGAGCACCTAGGCATAACGCCTTGTCTCTCAGGCCACACCGGGCCCACAGCACTGGCTCATGCTCCATCTGGCCCCCTCCACGGTATATGGGAGACTTCCAACTGCTGTCAAGCAGCAATTGATCCTGCTAAATGCACGAGGTCTGAAAGGGGGTCTGGGGGACGTGCCACAGGCACAAGAAAGTAGCAGTGTCTTT
This window contains:
- the LOC119844344 gene encoding protein C10-like, yielding MPALGLLGAEQVKVVLAEVIKAFSSPENAQCMEEAPDNACNDMGKMLQFLLPVATQIQQDVIKAYGFSNDGEGVLKFARLIQSYEFQDPEIANMSGKLKAIFLPPTTLPPHWAGTGGMGAS